One window of Trichomycterus rosablanca isolate fTriRos1 chromosome 2, fTriRos1.hap1, whole genome shotgun sequence genomic DNA carries:
- the nt5c1aa gene encoding 5'-nucleotidase, cytosolic IAa, whose product MSFDPVQVIKDQDPMSHSPSPGSNGDSKASWDESEGFCDSVGSTKKPKSGPVRCARKVEGGIFFPKPENAVTIAVSSRVLFRTDTEQKVYEEKGVEEYLRYQVEHEDEPFAPGPAFPFVKALETVNARLRELYPESEELFDIVLVTYNHAHVGVRLINTINYHNLFIERFCMTGGSNPIGYLKAWHTNLYLSADTKKVQEALSEGIAAATMFMPDKQIDVSETQLRVAFDGDAVLFSDESERIFKAHGLDKFFEHEKENENTLLDHGPLKSFLEALGKLQKKFYAKGHRLDCPIRTYLVTARSAASSGIRALKTLRAWGLEMDEALFLAGAPKGPMLEKIRPHIYFDDQMFHIEGAAEMGTIAAHVPYGIAQKYRHKKSTNSAK is encoded by the exons ATGAGTTTTGACCCTGTGCAGGTCATTAAGGACCAGGACCCCATGTCCCACAGCCCTTCTCCCGGCTCAAACGGTGACAGCAAAGCCTCTTGGGATGAGAGCGAGGGTTTCTGTGATAGTGTTGGTTCCACCAAGAAGCCCAAATCA GGGCCAGTGAGATGTGCCAGGAAGGTGGAGGGAGGCATTTTCTTT CCAAAGCCAGAGAATGCAGTCACAATAGCTGTATCATCTCGGGTGCTGTTTCGCACAGACACAGAGCAGAAGGTGTATGAAGAGAAAGGAGTGGAAGAATATCTTCGGTACCAGGTGGAACATGAGGATGAACCTTTTGCTCCTGGACCTGCATTTCCATTTGTAAAG gcCCTGGAGACAGTAAATGCACGATTACGAGAGCTGTATCCTGAAAGTGAAGAGCTTTTTGACATTGTACTGGTGACCTACAATCATGCACATGTTGGAGTGAGGCTTATAAACACCATCAACTATCACA ATCTGTTTATTGAGCGTTTTTGCATGACTGGAGGCAGCAACCCTATCGGCTACCTAAAAGCATGGCACACAAACCTGTACCTGTCAGCTGACACAAAAAAGGTTCAGGAAGCACTATCTGAAG GCATTGCAGCGGCCACCATGTTTATGCCAGACAAGCAGATAGATGTGTCAGAGACACAGCTCAGAGTGGCATTTGATGGTGATGCTGTTCTCTTTTCGGATGAGTCTGAACGAATATTCAAGGCTCATGGTTTGGACAAGTTCTTTGAGCACGAGAAGGAAAATGAGAACACACTGCTGGATCAT GGTCCGCTAAAAAGCTTTCTTGAAGCCCTGGGAAAGCTTCAGAAGAAGTTCTATGCTAAAGGCCACCGGTTAGACTGCCCCATTCGTACCTACTTGGTAACTGCTCGCAGTGCAGCCAGCTCAGGCATCCGAGCTCTAAAAACTCTTCGTGCTTGGGGACTGGAGATGGATGAAGCTCTTTTTCTAGCTGGAGCTCCAAAAGGCCCCATGTTGGAGAAAATACGACCGCACATCTATTTCGATGATCAAATGTTTCATATTGAAGGTGCTGCAGAGATGGGCACAATTGCTGCTCATGTGCCCTATGGGATAGCACAGAAGTACCGTCACAAAAAAAGCACCAACTCTGCAAAGTAA
- the stk3 gene encoding serine/threonine-protein kinase 3, producing MEQPVPKNKLKKLSEDSLTKQPEEVFDVLEKLGEGSYGSVFKAIHKESGQVVAIKQVPVESDLQEIIKEISIMQQCDSPYVVKYYGSYFKNTDLWIVMEYCGAGSVSDIIRLRNKTLTEDEIATILKSTLKGLEYLHFMRKIHRDIKAGNILLNTEGHAKLADFGVAGQLTDTMAKRNTVIGTPFWMAPEVIQEIGYNCVADIWSLGITSIEMAEGKPPYADIHPMRAIFMIPTNPPPTFRKPELWSDDFTDFVKKCLVKNPEQRATATQLLQHPFITSAKPVSILRDLITEAMEMKVKRQQEQQRELEEEDDNSEEEVEVDSHTMVKSGSESAGTMRATGTMSDGAQTMIEHGSTMLESDLGTMVINSDEEDEDEDVGSMRRNPTAQQAPRPSFMDYFNKQDSNKAQENYNHNQQDPYHMPKTAFPDNWKVPQDGDFDFLKNLDFEELQMRLSALDPMMEREIEELRQRYTAKRQPILDAMDAKKRRQQNF from the exons ATGGAACAGccggtgcctaaaaa TAAACTGAAGAAGCTCAGTGAAGACAGTCTCACCAAGCAGCCAGAAGAAGTCTTTGATGTTCTGGAAAAACTTGGTGAAGG ATCCTATGGAAGTGTATTTAAAGCAATCCACAAGGAATCAGGCCAGGTGGTGGCCATTAAGCAGGTTCCTGTGGAGTCTGACCTGCAGGAGATCATCAAGGAGATCTCAATTATGCAGCAGTGTGACAG CCCCTATGTAGTGAAATACTATGgaagttattttaaaaacacagacCTGTGGATCGTGATGGAGTACTGTGGCGCTGGTTCCGTATCGGATATCATCAGATTACGTAATAAAACA CTTACAGAAGATGAGATAGCTACTATCCTCAAATCCACTTTGAAGGGACTTGAGTATTTGCACTTTATGAGAAAAATTCACAGGGACATTAAAGCTGGCAATATTCTTCTTAATACTGAGGGTCATGCTAAACTAGCTGACTTTGGAGTGGCTGGGCAGCTTACT GACACTATGGCTAAGAGGAACACTGTGATTGGTACGCCTTTTTGGATGGCTCCTGAGGTGATTCAGGAAATTGGATACAATTGTGTGGCAGATATCTGGTCACTTGGCATCACCTCTATAGAAATGGCAGAGGGCAAGCCTCCATATGCAGACATTCATCCAATGAGA GCTATTTTTATGATTCCAACAAATCCCCCACCAACATTCCGTAAGCCAGAATTGTGGAGTGACGACTTTACTGACTTTGTAAAGAAGTGTTTAGTGAAAAACCCAGAGCAGAGAGCAACAGCTACTCAGTTGTTACAG CATCCTTTCATAACCAGCGCTAAGCCTGTAAGCATTCTGAGGGACCTGATAACAGAAGCCATGGAGATGAAGGTAAAGAGACAACAGGAACAGCAGCGGGAGCTGGAAGAAGAAGATGACAACTCG gaGGAGGAAGTGGAGGTGGATTCCCACACCATGGTGAAGTCTGGTTCAGAAAGTGCTGGAACCATGAGGGCAACGGGCACAATGAGCGATGGGGCTCAGACCATGATCGAGCATGGCAGCACAATGCTGGAATCTGACCTGGGCACCATGGTCATCAACAGcgatgaggaggatgaggatgaaGATGTGGGCTCAATGAGGA GAAACCCAACAGCGCAGCAAGCCCCACGCCCATCTTTTATGGACTACTTTAACAAGCAGGACTCAAATAAAGCTCAAGAGAATTATAATCACAATCAACAGGACCCCTACCATATGCCTAAGACTGCTTTTCCAGATAACTGGAAAGTACCACAAGATGGAGACTTTGATTTT CTGAAAAACTTAGACTTTGAAGAACTTCAGATGCGCCTCAGTGCTCTGGATCCTATGATGGAGCGGGAAATCGAGGAGCTTCGACAACGGTACACAGCAAAGAGACAACCCATTCTGGATGCCATGGATGCCAAGAAGCGCCGTCAACAAAATTTCTAA